GGTTATTCCTATCTCGGCATTGGGCAGATTATCAACAAATCAGGATTCGATGGTTTATTGGGAGACTATCAGGTGAAAGCGTTCGGGGTAAGCTCACTTGCGACGACATTGGATTACACCATTTGGCTCAAAAACAAAAATGGCTGGCGGTTTTCCTATGCCTGGGATGCTTACAAAACGTCAAGGGATTTTGCAGACTTTGAAATGGCAAGTCATACATTCCGCGTAACGCTACTTTTCAACACTAAAAACAACTAACCAAGATGAAGCGAATCATACATTTATCATATATCGTTGTCGGACTACTTTTCTTTTCTTGTGAATCAGCATTGTTTGACGCAGAAAACGAGTCAAAAGATCCGATGAAGAACTTTGATTACCTGTGGACACAATGCGATGAAAAATATGCCTATTTCGATTTGAAAGGCATAAACTGGGATGATGTAAAGGTTCGCTATTCAGCAAAAATTTACGATGGAATGTCGGACGACTCCCTTTTCAAAGTCCTCGGCTCCATGCTGAATGAGCTGAAAGACGACCATACCAACCTGGTTTCCAATTTCAATGTGTCAAGTTATGGAGTGCTGCGCGAAGGAAAGGATAACTTCGACTGGCGCATTGTAGAGGACAATTATCTGCCGCGTCGCTTTTACCAATCCGGCCCTTTCTCACATGATTTTATTGCCAACGGACAAATCGGCTACATTCGTTTTCCGGAATTTTCCGGTACGGTGGACAAGAAAAACATGGATTTCATGCTCGATCGCTACAAAGACACAAAAGGCCTGATCCTCGATCTCCGGGAAAATGGCGGCGGCGCGGTGACGGATGTCTTTGAACTGCTCAGCCGCTTCGTTGAGACGAAAACGCTGCTTTATTATGTCAGACTGAAAAATGGCAAAGGCCATAATGATTTTACCGAACCGCAGGAGGCCTATGTTGAACCTTATGACGGCATTCGATACACGAAGCCAGTAGCCGTTTTGGTTGACAGAGGCACATTCAGCGCAGCTTCATTTACTTCGCTGGCGACAAAAGCGCTTCCTAATGTCTTCCTGGTAGGTGATACAACTGGCGGTGGACTGGGCCTACCCAATGGCGGGCAGCTGCCAAACGGCTGGACTTACCGGTTCTCCATTTCCCAGGGATTGACGCTTGATAAAAACAATTCGTTCGAAAATGGTGTCCCTGCCGACATTCCGGCTTCTTTTGACTGGACCAATTTGAAACGGGACGAGATCATAGATCGTGCCATTGACGAACTGCTTTGAACGTTTGTCAGAAGGCGGTTTGTACATTGCCGGCTGATCAGACATTTTATCAACTAAAAAACATTATGAGGCTGCATATATCCATATTCTCTTTGGCCCTGATTTGGTTTTGCGGATGCGCTCCCGGCAAAAAGGCGGGCGGAAAAATCTCGAAAAGCGATTCGGTTCATGTGTCAATTGACCTCGTTGATGTTAAATACGACCAGGTGAAAGTGACCGTCGATGCTCCCAAGCAAACGGCTTCGACCATTGCCTACCATTTTCCAAAAATCATTCCCGGAACATATGCAATTGCCGATTACGGCCGCTATATAACCGACATTAAGGCATTTGACAAAAAAGGGAAAGAACTTAAAACCTCCCGCACGGACTCAAATACGGTGATGATCGAAGACGCAAAACGGTTGGCCAAGGTCTCCTATCTCGTCAATGATACGTTCGACAATGAAGCTGATAACGGCACATTTACGGAAGAGGGAAAAACCATTTTCTCGCCCGCAGGCACTAACATTGACGCCGGAAAGCAGTTCATGCTGAACATGGCCGGGTTCGTGGGCTACTTCACCAACCAGCTCGAAAAACCTTACCAGATCTCCATATCCCACCCTGCCGGATTATATGGATCAACGGCGCTGATCGACATGGATAACAGCTCGCAATCAGACGTTTTCAACATTTCCCGTTACCCGGATGTGGTCGACAATCCGATTATGTATGCGGCGCCTGATACTTCCAATTTCAATGTCAATGGCATGGAGGTGCTGCTGGGTGTGTATTCCAAAAGCGGTACCGTACGCGCCAGTGACCTGCGTCCGGACTTGGAAAGAATGGTAAGAGCGCAGAAGAAATTTCTCGGGCCCATTAATGATACGAAGAAATATGCAGTGCTCACCTACGTTTCATCCGGCGCTGAAAATGACGCAAAGGGCCTGGGCGCGCTGGAACATAACAACTCCACTGTGGCAGTATTCCGTGATCCGATGCGCAGCAAAGACCTGATCCACGTCATCAGTCACGAGTTTTTTCACACCATTACGCCCCTGAAAGTCCATTCAAAGGAAATCCAGTATTTCGATTTCAACGATCCGAAAATGAGCCAGCACCTTTGGTTTTATGAGGGCGTGACCGAATATTTCTCCAATCTTTTTCAGGTGAACCAAGGCTTGATCAATGACAATCAATTCTATGACTTGATGGCTAAAAAGGTTGAAAACGCACGCAGATATGATGACAAACTGTCTATTACGGAGATGAGCAGCCACGTTTTAGATAGGAAAATGAAGGCACAATATCCCAATGTCTACGAAAAAGGTGCGCTGATCGCCATGTGTGTGGATATTTTGATCAGGGAAGAAAGTAAGGGCGAGCGCGGGTTACTGTGGCTGATGAGCGAGCTTTCTAAAACTTACGGCCCTACCAAGGCATTCGAGGATGCAGAGCTGATCCCAGAGATCACGAAACTGACAAGCGCAACGATTGGTGAGTTTCTCCAAAACCATGTAGTTATAGGTGAACACATTAATTATGAATCATTTACAAAAAGAATGGGTGTTGCGAAAGAAGTGGTTTCCTTTCCTGAACCAATTGTTTTCATGATCGAAGGCACGCCTTACATTAAACTCGACAAGACAAATACACACATTCTGGCCGATTCGGTTGACGGGGCGAACAACTTTTACAATAATCTGGGCATTAAAAACAATGACCGTTTTGTAGAGATAAACGGGTTGAAACTGGATCCGAAAGACCTGAACGGGATCATTTACATGGGCTATGACCTCGAAGAAGGAAGCCCGATCACGGTAAAAGTGAACCGGAATGGCGAGGATATGGAACTGAAAGGAATCGTAAAGCAAAACTATTCCGATGGTGACGGGTTTAGGTTCAAAGACGAGTCTAAACGTGCTTTGAACGAGGCATGGCTAAAAAAGTAACAGTTCATTAACACAAACCTAAATAATCGATCCGCGATGAAGAAAGCGCTAGTAATGACAATCCTGGGCCTGGCCAGTGTGCGGGCGATTGCGCAAAAAGACGCCGTTTCGGCCGCATTGGCCAAATACCAGGTTCAGGAAAACTTGATATTTGATGAAAAGTTGCGTGCCAAACCGGAAGACTATGCTTACGACCTGAAAGAAACAGTTACAACCGAAGGAAGGCAGAAAGTAATCCTGGCAAGCTACGATCCATCAAAAGCCGAAGCCGAGCGCTGGACTGTGATTTCCGCGGACGATCAGGATCCGTCCACAACCGAAATAAAACGCTTCCGAAAAGAGCATGGCAAAGCTGCGGTCCCACCTATGAAAATCGATGAAAGCACCTACAAAATAGAGAAAGAAGAAGGTAATGCCCTAACAATCAGCTACCAATTTGATCCAGCTTCATTGGTCGAAGACAATGCATTCATCAAGGATTTCCGGGT
The genomic region above belongs to Dyadobacter pollutisoli and contains:
- a CDS encoding M61 family metallopeptidase; this translates as MKKALVMTILGLASVRAIAQKDAVSAALAKYQVQENLIFDEKLRAKPEDYAYDLKETVTTEGRQKVILASYDPSKAEAERWTVISADDQDPSTTEIKRFRKEHGKAAVPPMKIDESTYKIEKEEGNALTISYQFDPASLVEDNAFIKDFRVYLTVNTLIGKITKVETVNEKPFKIKTFNVPTLNTYSELAWSEADKRYMPKKDNTTMVIKILGQKATTVTILEYSNFKK
- a CDS encoding S41 family peptidase, with product MKRIIHLSYIVVGLLFFSCESALFDAENESKDPMKNFDYLWTQCDEKYAYFDLKGINWDDVKVRYSAKIYDGMSDDSLFKVLGSMLNELKDDHTNLVSNFNVSSYGVLREGKDNFDWRIVEDNYLPRRFYQSGPFSHDFIANGQIGYIRFPEFSGTVDKKNMDFMLDRYKDTKGLILDLRENGGGAVTDVFELLSRFVETKTLLYYVRLKNGKGHNDFTEPQEAYVEPYDGIRYTKPVAVLVDRGTFSAASFTSLATKALPNVFLVGDTTGGGLGLPNGGQLPNGWTYRFSISQGLTLDKNNSFENGVPADIPASFDWTNLKRDEIIDRAIDELL
- a CDS encoding M61 family metallopeptidase, whose translation is MRLHISIFSLALIWFCGCAPGKKAGGKISKSDSVHVSIDLVDVKYDQVKVTVDAPKQTASTIAYHFPKIIPGTYAIADYGRYITDIKAFDKKGKELKTSRTDSNTVMIEDAKRLAKVSYLVNDTFDNEADNGTFTEEGKTIFSPAGTNIDAGKQFMLNMAGFVGYFTNQLEKPYQISISHPAGLYGSTALIDMDNSSQSDVFNISRYPDVVDNPIMYAAPDTSNFNVNGMEVLLGVYSKSGTVRASDLRPDLERMVRAQKKFLGPINDTKKYAVLTYVSSGAENDAKGLGALEHNNSTVAVFRDPMRSKDLIHVISHEFFHTITPLKVHSKEIQYFDFNDPKMSQHLWFYEGVTEYFSNLFQVNQGLINDNQFYDLMAKKVENARRYDDKLSITEMSSHVLDRKMKAQYPNVYEKGALIAMCVDILIREESKGERGLLWLMSELSKTYGPTKAFEDAELIPEITKLTSATIGEFLQNHVVIGEHINYESFTKRMGVAKEVVSFPEPIVFMIEGTPYIKLDKTNTHILADSVDGANNFYNNLGIKNNDRFVEINGLKLDPKDLNGIIYMGYDLEEGSPITVKVNRNGEDMELKGIVKQNYSDGDGFRFKDESKRALNEAWLKK